Within Capra hircus breed San Clemente chromosome 7, ASM170441v1, whole genome shotgun sequence, the genomic segment GCTCACTGAGTGTCGGGGCGACCGATCCCTGAGGATGGAGCTGGCTGTGGGCTGATGGGCAGAAGCGAGCATctctggggaggggagcaggtgaAGGCCCCGAGGTTCCCATCCAAGGGGCAGGAAGCCGGCTGGTGTGGCCACAGGGTCGTGGACAAGGGCTGAGGGCTAGGAGTCCAGGGCAGAGGGGAGCAGGGATGAGACAGGGAAGACTTGGGTTTTATCCTTAGAATAGCATACCCGGAAAACTGAGCAGGATTTAGAACCTTGGAGAAGCCCTGGATGCCAAGCTTTGCTCTAAACCTGAGTCAGAGTTCCATGCAGTCCCTACACCGCCACCGCCCCCTTCCCCTGACTcgccctgcctccttccccactCTGTCTCCCATCCTGTGACCAGAGGAGGTCAGAATCCACACCTCTCATGCGATGCTAGGATAATTAAACACTGCGATGCTGGCTCAGGATGCCTGAGTCCCAAGCTAGTAACCTAGCGACTGGAACACGGTAAATGCCTCTGGCTTCACACAGACTCCAAGTCTGCAGTGCTGCCGGCCTCCTGTCCCGATGTCATTGATTCCCCGTGCTGGTTTCTTGTTGATCCTTTTAAAGAGTCAGCTGtttggtggtggaggtggggctTTGTTAATTCTTTCTGCAGTTTTCTGTTTCATGCATTTCTACTTCGTTTTTAAAATCTCCCTTCATCTACCCACTTGTACTCTtacatttttctagtttttaaaggtgAAATCTTAGGTCATTGATCTTAAGatcttcttttctatatttttatttatttgcttgtctgtgccgggtcttagttgcggcatgtggaacctagtttcccgaccaggggtcaaaccggggcccctgcattaggagtggggagactgagccactggaccaccaggaagccccaagaTCTTTTCTACCATAGCATTTAAGACTTGTTTTATGACCTTTGACACAGACTATAACATTTAGCataaaaagttgcaaaaattaTACAATGCATAAAAATTACCTTGTGGAATGAATTGTATGGTATGGGAATGGTCACTCAGAACACGTGTTAACACGTTGCACTGCAAAAGAGCGTGAccacacagcagcaaagaagGACGCTCTGAAGACAAGGAATGTGAATTCTGCTTGGCCAGGCTTACCTGAGCCTGGTCTCAGGGCCCGACAGGGGTTGGGGTCGGGGAGCCTTCCTGTGTCAGGGACAGAGACACTCTGTATCTCTggcttctgggaggagggggCTTCCTGGACAACCACAGCCACCCCTTGGCCCACGTGACTCCTGTCCCGGACTCAGCTCGGCCCCCTCCTATCCTGAAATGCTGCCTTCTCATCATCTCACCGCAGTGAGCACTAGTCCTGCCCTGCTCTCTGTTGCAGAACATGTAACACCTTTTAAGGTATGAAGTGCTCCTTCATACATTTACTGCTTATTTCCTCTGGCCTCCTGACATCGGCTCCGGGCTGCCTCTTCCTGTCATGGACCCCAGCCCAAGCAGAAACTAGTACAGAGTTGGTGTTCAGTGAGAACTTCCTAgatgaggaaggaggggaggaaggaatgcTTCTTGGCCCAGAGTGGCAATCTTGGACCATGCCTCGGCCTCCCCAGCTGTAGAAACAGGGCCACGCTGCCCATGACCTCGCCCGTCCCTCCTGCCACCAGGCTGTGGGTGTCCTGTTTGTGGCTCCAGCTCCCGGGAGCCTGCTCTGGCCTGGGCTGCCCAGCTCGGCTGGCTCCGGGGGGACTGGCTCTGCTGACACTGGACTCTTTCCTGGACTGTCCGGCCGCCTGGCCGACATTCGATCCTGGCCCCACTTCAGGCCAGCGATCGCCGGCCAGCCTGATCAGGCCAGGGCCCCAGACTCCCTGCCCTGGGACAAGGGGCCGTCTGTGCCATTCGGGACCGTGTGGTTGGCCAGGGCTCTGCCAACCCCGCAGGAGCTGCCAGCATCAGGGACAGTGCCGGCACCTGTGGCCCAGAGCTGCTGCGTGGCCAAGGAGCAGACACCAGGAGCCAGGGGCATCCGCCCACCATGGGGACTCTCACCTGCGACCCGGCTCCATGGCTGACCCCAGCGCCTCTGGGCCGGCGGGCCACTGACTATCAGATCCCGGAGACCAGCCTGAGGAGGACCTGCGGGGTGGCCACCTTGGAGCACGGTAGGTGGGCGAGGGGCCCTGTGGAGGTGGGACACTTCCCTGCTCTCATCCCCCCCCAACCCAGATGGGGTTTGGAATGTGTGGGAGCCCAGCTGGAGGCAGGAGCTTCTGGCAAGCCCCTGCATTTTCCAGGAACTCAATTTTCCTTCCTGCAGGATGGGTGTGAGCCTGGCATTCTTGTGGGCCCCTGAATCCAGTATCGTACAGTCAGACACCTTTCCCGGTGCTGAGTATACAGTGGGCAACAGAGcagcaaaggccctgtggtggggATGGACGTTAGCAATGACAGCCGAGAAGCCTTTGCAGTGTGTTCACTGCTGATAGTGACCTTGGACAAAAGGCAGCAAAGAGGCTGGGAGCCTGTGCAGGGTCAGGAAACGAAGAGATCTGTGGGGCAGCTGAGTCTCTGACTCTGCCATGGACTCCGGGATCTTAGGGCCTATTCAAGCCACAGTTCTCCATCCCTAACAAGGCAGCTGGAGTCAGACTGTGGGACTGACATTCTTGCGGAGGCCACCAAACACTGCAGCTGTGACAGTGTGTCTCCATGTCTGGGGTCAGCTCCCCAAGCAGTGACCATGTGTCTCTGAGTCTGGGGTCAGACTTTCCAAGGTGCCCTGGCCCTGAAGCCCCTCCCTCCTATGACTCACAAAGCCCCTGTCACTCCCCACTCCCCCCGGCAGGGGAaggcagcccctcctcccctaCCCCTGTCATGGAGGTTGGCTAGGAGGCGGGTGGGGGCTCTGGGGCTGGTCCCTGGGTTCCCTCTCCATCAATCAGGGTGAGCAACCCGAGGCCGTGACCCAAGGATTCTGGTCACAGGCTCTGGGCCAGGCTTGTATGCCCTGCCTTCCACCGTGGGCTACATCAACCACGACTGCACCAGGGTAGCCGGTCCTGCCTACTCACTCTTCCGGAGGCCCAGTGAGGGTAAGGCCggtgagggtgggaggggagtggggggtggaCCTCCAATCTCCCACTGGAGCACTTCCTACCCGCTTAGATCCAGGCCCTCACTCATCAGGCAGGAAGCTGGGATGGTGCATGGTATCACCCCTACTGTGTGACCTCAGGGAAGCTGCTGTGCCTCTCTGGTCCATTTCTGTATGGAAGGGGAGTCGTGGGCAGTGTTCTCCTTGCTGCCTGACTCGGGAAagctgtgtctcagtttcccacGCTGTAAACAATGAGGGCGCAGTCCTTACCAAGTTGTAGTCAAGACCAAATACACCTCGGAAGCCTGGAGAGGTTCATGGAGTGAGAATTAGGTGGTTTCAAAGTGGCTACCGCAGCGCCTGGCCTCTGTCAGTAAAGAAGGGCCCGGTGTGGGGTGGCCTCCAGGCCTCTGTCAGTGGGATGGGGGCTCCCGGGCCATGTGGTCCCACAGGacacagggaggtgggaggcggccTTTCATGTTTGGGCAGGAAAGGCTGGTGAGACCGCAGGCCGTGTCACTGCTGCCTGCGCCTTCACAGCGATGCCTGCAGGTGACTTGAGCCCGCAATCTAGAGTACTCGGGGTCCTGAATGTGCTGGGCTGGGGACTGGAAGGCTTTTTACTCTGCGGGGACTTTGATTCGTGTGGACAGAGGCTCCTTTGGAGGGGTGGGGCTCACAACCTCTTCCCAGCCTTCAGAATCGGCATCCACCCCAAACCCAGGAGCCTCTGAGGGCCCCAGAGGCACGTAAGGGAGTCAGTGCTGCATCTGTCACTAGGAAGGACTGAGACCTGGGTCTGTGGCCCAGAGCAACCTGGACTTCCAGGCTCTCTTCCCAGTCATAGGAGCCCATCCTGGGACAGAGGGACAGACGGAATGGGGAGTTGGGTTACTGGTGGTTAGTGTAGACTTTGTTGAGTGTCCAGAGCAGACTcttggaggtgggggcagggagctggGCTTTGTAGGATGAATAGGAATTTGGTCCCCCTTGAGAAGAAGGAATCCAGGCAGATCTTGCAGCACAGCAACGGCCTTGAGGTGGGAAATGACATGAGCGGGGCTGTGCCTGTTTGTCAAGACCATGCTTCACGTGTGCCCACCATGTCACATATGCACATGTACACACGGTACTTAATCCCATGAATCCCTGTCAGACCTACCACTCTCAGATGCACATGCATTGGTACCAGAGTGGGCTTATAAACAGTGGCAGTGGCCATCACAGTAAGGGTCACGAGTATTAAGTGCAGGCACCAGACCACCCTATCCCGAGGATCATCTCCCCTTCCATCTTCGCATCCTGCTGGTGTGAGGAGGAGACTGGCCGGTTGGGAGAGCTTCCTCAGGCCCAGCTGTCAGAGGCCCGACTCAAGCCCTGGCCCCAGGCTGGTCGCATGCTAGCATACCCCAGCTCTGCAGGGCTCTCCTCCGACAGATGCTTACTCAGGACCTGGTTACTTTAACTCTACACACAACTCTAAGTGTCCCATAGCGGGTCCCCCAAGCCGCTGACAGGTtggaggttgggggtggggcacaGCTCTGATTTCAAGCACATAGACGGTCAACACGATCCCATGCCCCAGGTCCGGGCAGTCACTCCTCCATAGGCTGAGTTTCCTGCCCTTCAGGACGTGGCAGGGGCCTCAGGGTTAATGAGGGCATCGACTGGGGGCGAGGTCACTGGAGCTGCCCTCGAGACCCTGGGCTCTCCCCGCAAGCATCTCCGCAGGAGACCAGCCCCGGGCCAGTCTACTTCCTGGACTCGAAAGTCACCCGCTTCGGCCGCAGCTGCACCCCTGCCTACTCCATGCAGGGCCGGGGCAAGTCTCCCAGTGAGTATCTAATTTGAGCTGATCCCTCCCACAGGACCCTGGCCCTTCAGGGTCTCAGCGAATCTTGGGCCACCCTTCCTTTCTGCCCTACCCCCACCAATTTCTTAGATCCTCAGTGTCTTTGGAATGATGAAATCCAGTAGACTTAGAAGAGGGGTCAGGGACCCTAAGAGAACCTGAACGGGTAAAGGGGGCCAGGCTAATGTGACCCAGTACATGTGTGGGCACAAACTActcagccatccatccatctactcacccatcatccatccactcacccacccaTCTGTCTGTTCATCCATTCGCCCACACTTTCATCCACccttccatccacccacccacccactcacctacccatccatccatgtaCCCACTCACCCATCCAACCATCcttccatctacccacccatccatccacccatccatccatctacccatccatccacccacccatccatctacccatccatccacccatccatctgtccatccatccatccatccatcaatccattCACCCCTCCAtctaaccatccatccatccatccatctgtccacccactcacccatccatccacagtCTACTCATCTACAACTCCCTGAATCCATCATCTGCTCATTCACTCGTCACCTCTTCACTCACTACCCATCCTTCCATTGACCCATCCACTCAAACATGCACTAAGCCAGCTGCTGAGCATTGAAGTAGCTATGCCTCATTTTTACTTTTGTAAGACTCCAGCCCTTGGTGCTTAGATCCAGGTGGGGACCTCTCACCTCAGTGTGGCCATGTCTGGAGAGGCAGAGAGACCCACATCAGGGGGAACCTGGAAGGGCTGTGAGGGCTCTCTGTAGGAGCGTGTGGAGAAGGCATGGGGAGAAGGGGATTTTGGGGCTGTCTTGAGATGGAGAAGCAGCTCCTGGGAGGTTGGAATGGGAAACAGGAGGTATGCCCAGCAGAGGGCTGAGCTTGGACAAAGGCTGGAGgcttgaaagagaaagagggcagCCAGGCTGCTGTGAACTCCACGATGCATATGGCAGGGGAGCCATGCCGGGTCTTGGAGGAGGTGAGGACTCTGTCCACTGTCCATTCTTACAGGTCTGGAGGTGACACCCGGCCCTGGGGCTTACAGCCCAGAGAAGGTGGCCCCCATGCGCCAGCGGACACCTCCAGCTTTCACACTGGGCTCCCGCCTCCGCCCACGGCCCCTGAACAcctcagcccctgcccccaaCACCTACACCCTGCCCTCCCTCTGGGGCTCGCAGGTCTTTACCAAGCCCAGCAGCCCCAGCTACACCGTGGCTGGCCGCACACCGGCCGCCCGCCCCTCGCAGGACCCCGCGGAGATACCCGGCCCTGGCCAGTATGACAGCCCGGACCCCAATGCCTACCGTCAGCGCCGGCCGGCCTTCACCATGCTGGGGCGGCCCCGAGCCCCACGGCCCCCAGATGAGACACCCGGCCCCGGCAGCCACAGCCCTGAGCAGGTCACTGTGACCAAGGCCAGGGCCCCGGCATTCACCATGGGCATCCGCCACTCCAAGCGGGCTACCACCATGGCCGCAGACACTGCACCCTGATGCCCTCATGACAGGAGGTGACAGGACGCCTGGCCCACTCCTGggttgagcctcagtctcctgtgCTGTGAAGTGGAGGGGGGTAGGCAGGCagttggacaggggagcctaggaGAAGCCAGGGTGAGGGGAAGgcacctccttccttcctgtcttctgAAAGGTCCTTCTAGGCCACTGCTTTCTCCAGTCCTGGGGGCTGTGATCCCGTGGTCCCCACAGGGTGAGTCTCCTTCCAGTGTCCCAGTTTCTTCTGTCCAggtcacagcaggccaggccaggccaggtggAAAAAGGGACACTCTGGCCTTCCCCAGCCACTGGCCAGACACACGGCTTCCTGTGTCCTAGAACTCAGTGTCCGCCCTCAAGGGCCTGGGTCCCCATCATGGCTCGGGTTTCTGCCTCACTTGGGCTCATCCCTGCTACTCATGGAAGGGTTGTTTGGGCCCAGATCCTGCTGGAGGCAGCCCTGCCGCCCTCCTACCTGCCCCACCCTCTAGCTGCCTACCAATAAAATTCTGGGGCACTGGCAGCTGTCAGCATCCTGGTTGCATCTGTTCACGCCACAGGAAGGAAACCTGAACACTGCTCTCAGAGCCCAGGCCCTAACTCTGCAGCCCTCTGGGCACCTGGATGGGACTGAAGAAGGGGTCCAGGACTGGAGGAGATGTGCCATGGGGCAGGGGTTTGAGTGGAGGGAGCCAGCCTGGTAGGCTTCTTGAAAGAAGGGACACCAAAGCTGGGCTTTGAAGGATGTATAGGAACTTGATGAAGTTGAACATTTGCCACAGTAGGCGCCTACCGTGTTCCAGGCATTGGTAAGGGTGTTTTGCAGCGACTCCGGAGGCAAGTCACGTTTACAGACATTTGTCAGAGGGCATAATGGGTGCTGGTGTCCTTCCGCGGCCTGGATATGAATCCTGCCCCATGGGCTCTGTTCCTGCCGATCTTTTCCACGGACAGAAAAGAAATACGTGGATGAAGCATGTAACCAAGCCCTTGGGACCACGCCACCTTATTAACTGCAGCCCAGAAAGACCCTAACCCAGGATCTTGGGAGGGACAGACCACACTTTGACTTCGTGGAGGAGATGACCCCCAGTGCAGCGCAGCAGGAAGAGCCTAGACCTTGGAGTTGGGGTCAGCTCTCTCCTACTTGGCCCCTCTTCCCCAGCCTGGGTGCCAAACCTCAGCACACACCCTTCACCAGACTAGGTGGACACATGCCAGGAGCCCCTCTATACACACCTGTGTACACACCAggaccccctacacacacacacctgtgtacACATCAGGACCCAAGACTCCTGACACACACCTGTGTACACACTGGGACCCCTACACACACAACGGTAAACATACCCAGgatcccccaacacacacctggACGGGGACCCAGA encodes:
- the LOC108636371 gene encoding outer dense fiber protein 3-like protein 2, whose product is MRQRTPPAFTLGSRLRPRPLNTSAPAPNTYTLPSLWGSQVFTKPSSPSYTVAGRTPAARPSQDPAEIPGPGQYDSPDPNAYRQRRPAFTMLGRPRAPRPPDETPGPGSHSPEQVTVTKARAPAFTMGIRHSKRATTMAADTAP